Part of the candidate division WOR-3 bacterium genome is shown below.
CAATGCTGAAATCTGTGTCAAATGCGGTGTGCGCTTAGCAAAAGGTAAAGAAGGTAAAGATTGGTTAGTGGCACTTTTACTTTCAATATTGCTTGGTGGATTAGGTGTTGACCGATTCTATTTAGGATATATTGGACTCGGTATATTGAAACTGATAACACTTGGCGGATTTGGAATCTGGTGGTTAATAGACTTAATTTTAATTGCATCAAATAAACTGCCCGATAGTGAAGGAAAGGAATTAGTGAAAAAATAAATTG
Proteins encoded:
- a CDS encoding TM2 domain-containing protein, yielding MFCRNCGKEIADRAEICIHCGARPLTGNKYCQNCGVEVNPNAEICVKCGVRLAKGKEGKDWLVALLLSILLGGLGVDRFYLGYIGLGILKLITLGGFGIWWLIDLILIASNKLPDSEGKELVKK